The following coding sequences lie in one Arachis ipaensis cultivar K30076 chromosome B03, Araip1.1, whole genome shotgun sequence genomic window:
- the LOC107629506 gene encoding uncharacterized protein LOC107629506, with product MMYLKKPLWSQGKPEPDAKTTTAADRGGAVEELVDSLQQQRVYREVTLALRTGLRDARAEFSFLRVRGLRNILKFLRSVAESDSTIDLFNRTQSIPQLQVVPVLFEHCLRETGDYENENRVRDLNHIFGVEPLKLTSPATDAEVALALRVLEGCCLLHPQSTALAHQHNAIPVLMNILSTRGVLEQGACLDALISLMVDSSSNQMDFEKCSGIMEVADLIRDKQVDENLRLKCGEFLLLLIGHVNGRDAPPLATIHEDTRHLLGEKSASLIWAASQFGSTLDPEQRLTALQIQARRVLESLDLY from the exons ATGATGTACTTGAAGAAGCCCTTGTGGAGCCAAGGGAAACCCGAACCGGATGCTAAGACGACGACGGCGGCGGATCGCGGCGGCGCCGTGGAGGAGCTGGTGGATTCGTTGCAGCAGCAGAGAGTGTACAGAGAAGTTACATTGGCTCTTAGAACAGGACTCAGAGACGCGCGTGCTGAGTTCTCGTTCCTCCGTGTGCGTGGCCTCCGTAACATCCTCAAGTTCCTCCGATCCGTCGCTGAATCTGATTCCACCATTGACCTCTTCAATAGAACACAATCCATTCCCCAATTGCAAG TGGTTCCGGTTTTGTTTGAGCATTGTTTGAGAGAGACAGGGGATTATGAGAATGAGAATAGGGTGAGAGATTTGAATCATATATTTGGTGTTGAGCCTCTGAAGCTGACGAGTCCAGCTACTGATGCTGAAGTTGCACTTGCACTGAGGGTATTGGAAGGTTGTTGCTTGCTTCATCCGCAGAGTACAGCGCTTGCACATCAACACAATGCTATTCCG GTTTTAATGAATATATTATCCACTCGCGGAGTACTTGAGCAAGGTGCATGCTTAGATGCTCTAATCTCATTGATGGTGGATTCATCATCTAATCAAATG GATTTTGAGAAATGTAGTGGTATTATGGAAGTTGCTGACCTTATCAGGGACAAACAAGTGGATGAGAATCTCAG GTTAAAATGTGGAGAGTTTCTGTTGCTGCTCATTGGACATGTCAATGGAAGAGATGCTCCTCCTTTGGCAACTATACATGAAGATACAAGGCATCTACTTGGGGAGAAATCAGCCTCCTTGATATGGGCAGCTAGTCAGTTCGGCTCGACGCTCGATCCTGAGCAGAGGCTAACTGCTCTGCAAATCCAAGCTCGTAGGGTCCTTGAATCATTGGATTTGTACTGA
- the LOC107629504 gene encoding zinc finger CCCH domain-containing protein 16, translated as MRDLCRNFQRGSCQYGDRCKFIHAVAQQQGKPNNSFHGFGGQNSFYQQQQQQQQQNVNPFGFGSKSASQPHQQQQKTNPFGFGVQNNINNSQFKGTPQQNQLNQPFENKWTRGGASRQSDNNPLPANHECTDPEVCKRQIAEDFKQERPLWILTCYGHSKGAPCDIVGDISYEELRAAAYEDAKRGMNLQSIVERERNTLNSKLAEFEKLLSEPYRMPFNPSLNSQNHQNANPFSMPMQNNGQHNANPFSITTQNNGPVSVSSFSQLGASLNTGFDRPSAQAPNTPPQSSFFGSGGNTFTPNTANISGRGFSGAPSSPFSTPAVSTMFPNSTSQQPSFGFNDLSSTPMFQTTPDVQSPSMSQGENVSTDLSIWLKEKWNPGEIPEEAPPDSVVR; from the exons ATGAGAGACCTTTGCAGAAACTTCCAGCGTggcag ctGTCAATACGGAGATAGGTGTAAATTTATACATGCTGTGGCACAACAACAAGGGAAGCCTAATAATAGTTTTCATGGTTTTGGGGGACAGAATAGTTTTTACCAACAGCAACAGCAACAGCAACAGCAAAATGTTAACCCTTTTGGATTTGGGTCTAAATCTGCTTCACAACCACACCAACAGCAGCAAAAGACCAATCCTTTTGGCTTTGGGGTGCAGAACAACATCAACAACTCACAATTCAAAGGGACCCCTCAACAGAACCAA TTGAATCAGCCTTTTGAAAACAAATGGACTCGGGGTGGCGCTTCGAGGCAATCTGATAACAACCCCCTACCGGCGAATCATGA ATGTACAGATCCTGAGGTCTGCAAGCGCCAGATTGCTGAAGATTTCAAGCAAGAGAGGCCACTCTGGATACTTACATGCTATGGTCATTCTAAAGG TGCACCTTGTGATATAGTTGGTGATATTAGCTATGAAGAACTGAGGGCAGCAGCTTATGAGGATGCGAAGCGAGGGATGAACTTGCAATCAATT gttgagagagagagaaatacaCTGAATTCCAAGTTGGCTGAGTTCGAGAAACTACTTTCTGAACCCTACAGAATGCCATTTAATCCTTCTCTTAACAGTCAAAATCACCAGAATGCAAATCCGTTTTCAATGCCTATGCAAAATAATGGCCAGCATAATGCAAATCCATTTTCAATAACTACACAAAACAATGGTCCTGTGTCAGTCTCAAGCTTTAGCCAACTGGGTGCTTCATTGAACACGGGATTTGATAG GCCCTCTGCACAAGCACCAAACACTCCGCCACAGTCTAGTTTCTTCGGAAGTGGAG GAAACACTTTTACACCCAACACTGCAAACATAAGTGGCAGAGGCTTCTCAGGTGCTCCAAGCAGCCCCTTCTCTACCCCAGCGGTGTCAACAATGTTCCCGAATTCAACTTCTCAGCAGCCATCCTTTGGCTTCAATGACTTGAGTTCCACTCCAATGTTTCAGACTACACCAGATGTTCAATCTCC AAGCATGTCCCAGGGAGAGAATGTTTCCACAGATCTCAGTATTTGGTTAAAAGAGAAATGGAATCCTGGAGAG ATTCCCGAAGAAGCTCCTCCAGATTCAGTTGTTCGGTAG
- the LOC107629503 gene encoding uncharacterized protein LOC107629503, giving the protein MSLSLRLSSSFLPQIPTSPSFLCFVPPKFQNGDFLICRYRRRQPSLLTLRCFSTSKPYDNGREHHREEEEHDNQRMKGPQMDDEEEEEDKAIASLVLPERWDVLGLGQAMVDFSGIVDDEFLNKLGLEKGTRKVVNHEERGRVLQAMDGCTYKAAAGGSLSNSLVALARLGSRSATTPAINVAMAGSVGSDVLGGFYREKLRRANVQFLSEPIKDGTTGTVIVLTTPDAQRTMLAYQGTSSTVNYDKILANAVTKTNILVVEGYLFELPDIIRAITEACQKARSNGALVAVTASDVSCIERHYDDFWEIIGNHADLIFANSDEARALCNFDAKESSASVTRYLSHFVPLVSVTDGHRGSYIGLKGEAVYIPPFPCVPVDTCGAGDAYACGILYGVLRGISDLKSIGSIAAKVAATVVGQQGTRLRVSDAVKLAESFTFHRSTIGSDIGTDHISSV; this is encoded by the exons ATGTCTCTGTCTCTgcgtttatcttcttcttttcttccccaaattccAACTTCTCCTTCTTTCTTATGTTTTGTTCCTCCCAAGTTCCAAAATGGCGACTTCCTTATTTGCCGCTACAGGCGCAGACAACCCTCCCTTTTAACCCTACGTTGCTTTTCCACCTCTAAACCATACGATAATGGGAGGGAACACCAtcgtgaagaagaagaacatgatAATCAACGAATGAAGGGTCCTCAAATGGatgatgaagaagaggaggaagacaaAGCTATTGCTTCGTTGGTTTTGCCTGAAAGATGGGATGTTTTGGGACTTGGTCAAGCCATG GTAGACTTCTCGGGCATAGTAGATGACGAGTTCCTTAACAAGTTGGGATTGGAGAAGGGAACGCGCAAGGTTGTGAATCACGAGGAAAGGGGTAGAGTCTTGCAGGCTATGGATGGTTGCACCTATAAAGCagctgctggtggatctctttcTAATAGCTTGGTTGCCCTTGCCAGGCTTGGAAGTCGTTCCGCCACAACTCCTGCCATAAACGTGGCAATGGCTGGCAGTGTAGGAAGTGATGTCTTGGGTGGCTTCTACAG GGAAAAATTACGGCGAGCAAATGTGCAATTTCTTTCTGAGCCTATCAAGGATGGAACTACCGGAACGGTTATAGTTCTCACAACACCAGATGCTCAACGCACAATGCTTGCATATCAG GGTACATCATCAACTGTTAACTATGACAAAATCTTGGCTAATGCGGTTACCAAGACCAACATACTTGTTGTTGAAGGGTATCTATTTGAACTACCCGATATAATTAGAGCAATAACAGAAGCATGTCAGAAAGCTCGCAGTAATGGTGCCTTAGTTGCAGTAACAGCCTCAGATGTCTCCTGCATTGAGAGACACTATGATGATTTCTG GGAAATTATTGGGAATCATGCGGATTTAATCTTCGCAAACAGTGATGAGGCCAGAGCGCTCTGCAATTTCGACGCAAAGGAAAGCTCTGCTTCGGTTACAAGGTATCTGAGCCACTTTGTTCCGCTAGTATCGGTAACTGACGGTCATAGAGGCTCCTACATCGGTCTAAAGGGTGAAGCCGTATACATTCCCCCGTTTCCATGTGTTCCGGTAGATACTTGTGGTGCCGGAGATGCATATGCATGCGGCATACTTTATGGTGTTCTAAGAGGCATATCTGATTTGAAAAGCATAGGTTCAATAGCAGCTAAGGTTGCAGCGACTGTTGTAGGTCAACAAGGAACAAGGCTTAGAGTCTCAGATGCAGTGAAATTGGCTGAATCTTTCACATTTCATAGATCTACTATTGGATCAGATATTGGCACTGATCACATTTCTAGTGTCTAA